From Butyricimonas paravirosa, one genomic window encodes:
- a CDS encoding FtsL-like putative cell division protein — MMWFKKKKVKDFVPPLQEQKEVLGDSMKELLDGRLLADTVLRKNIGFILFLTFLGIVYIANGYATEKLYMKKVSMEKELSELRFESITTASELMRISVPSEVEKRIQEAGLDLVQSKEPPTKITR, encoded by the coding sequence ATGATGTGGTTTAAGAAAAAGAAGGTAAAGGATTTTGTGCCACCGTTGCAGGAACAGAAGGAGGTGCTGGGGGATTCGATGAAGGAGTTGCTGGATGGGCGTTTGTTGGCGGATACCGTGTTGCGTAAAAACATCGGGTTTATTCTTTTCCTGACTTTTTTGGGAATCGTTTATATCGCTAACGGGTATGCAACGGAGAAGTTGTACATGAAGAAGGTGAGCATGGAGAAGGAGTTGAGCGAGTTGCGTTTCGAGTCGATCACGACAGCCTCGGAGTTGATGAGGATCAGTGTTCCCTCGGAGGTGGAAAAACGGATTCAGGAGGCGGGGTTGGATTTAGTGCAGAGTAAGGAACCGCCTACCAAAATCACGAGGTGA